One Lysinibacillus sp. OF-1 DNA segment encodes these proteins:
- a CDS encoding amino acid permease encodes MEQQTHLQRGLKKRHMTMIAIAGVIGAGLFMGSGSVINLAGPGAILSYIFAGIIVILVMRMLGEMAAVNPTSGSFAHYAHEAIGPWAGFMIGWLYWFFWVIAIALEATAAAAIIQYWYDGMPLWLLSLLLTVALTLTNVLSVKAFGEFEYWFSLIKVASIVVFLGLGAFIIFGIAPNFNAVGMTNLVGQGGFLPNGFGAVLMGVVIVIFSFMGTEIVAIAAGESDEPLAAVTKATNSITWRILIFYVGSIAVVVTLLPWHSSDILTSPYVAVLDYIGIPAAAQIMNFVVLTAVLSCLNSALYATSRMVFSLAEKGEAPKAFLKLNKKGAPVNAILAATFFSYIAVIMNYVSPDKVFMFLLSSCSAITLILYLIIAFSQLRMRRKIEQENLELLKVKMWFFPYLTYFTILATTALLMAMFFIESMRSQILFTCVVVAIVMIFYVLTQKKKTIKQPDESSSIFSKEEFDFEQ; translated from the coding sequence ATGGAGCAACAAACGCATTTACAAAGAGGGTTAAAGAAGCGGCATATGACGATGATTGCTATTGCAGGAGTAATCGGTGCTGGCCTATTTATGGGGAGTGGTTCAGTTATTAATTTAGCTGGTCCAGGGGCCATTTTATCGTATATATTTGCAGGAATTATCGTTATTTTAGTTATGCGTATGCTAGGCGAAATGGCAGCTGTTAATCCAACGAGTGGCTCATTTGCACATTATGCGCATGAAGCCATTGGCCCGTGGGCAGGTTTTATGATTGGATGGCTGTACTGGTTTTTCTGGGTCATTGCGATTGCACTAGAAGCAACAGCAGCGGCAGCCATTATTCAATATTGGTATGACGGGATGCCTTTATGGCTATTAAGTTTGTTACTAACCGTAGCACTTACTTTAACGAATGTTCTTTCTGTCAAAGCATTTGGTGAGTTTGAGTATTGGTTCTCTCTTATTAAGGTTGCAAGTATAGTGGTTTTCCTTGGTCTTGGTGCCTTCATTATTTTTGGCATCGCCCCAAACTTTAATGCTGTAGGTATGACCAATCTAGTCGGGCAAGGTGGTTTTTTACCTAATGGTTTTGGTGCTGTTCTAATGGGTGTCGTCATTGTTATTTTCTCCTTCATGGGAACAGAAATTGTGGCCATTGCTGCTGGTGAATCAGATGAACCATTAGCTGCTGTAACGAAAGCTACCAATTCCATTACTTGGCGTATTTTAATTTTCTATGTGGGCTCTATAGCGGTTGTAGTAACGCTATTGCCTTGGCATTCCTCCGATATTTTAACAAGTCCTTATGTAGCGGTACTCGATTATATTGGAATTCCTGCTGCCGCACAAATTATGAATTTTGTTGTGTTAACAGCGGTGCTATCGTGTTTAAATTCAGCACTTTATGCAACATCACGCATGGTATTTTCTTTAGCAGAAAAGGGAGAAGCGCCAAAAGCATTTTTAAAATTAAACAAAAAGGGTGCACCTGTCAATGCCATTTTAGCAGCAACATTTTTCTCGTATATTGCAGTCATTATGAATTATGTTTCACCAGATAAAGTTTTTATGTTTTTACTGAGCTCTTGTAGTGCGATTACTTTAATACTTTATTTAATCATTGCCTTTTCACAATTAAGAATGCGACGCAAGATTGAACAAGAAAATTTAGAGCTATTAAAGGTGAAGATGTGGTTTTTCCCTTATTTAACGTATTTCACAATACTCGCTACAACAGCTTTATTAATGGCGATGTTCTTTATAGAGTCTATGCGCTCACAAATTTTATTTACATGCGTTGTCGTCGCTATTGTGATGATTTTCTATGTACTTACTCAAAAGAAAAAAACGATTAAACAACCCGATGAATCAAGTTCTATTTTTAGCAAAGAAGAATTCGATTTTGAACAATAA
- a CDS encoding aspartate aminotransferase family protein, with the protein MTQTNLKSDVLAKDEQYVWHSMKPYNPQATYVVERSDGARIMDTDGVEYIDGMAGLWCVNVGYGRKELADAAHEQMMKNAYAPLSQGHLPAVELAEKLNELLGGDYVIFFSNSGSEANETAFKIARQYHQQKGQSSRYKIVSRYRAYHGNSFGALAATGQAERKYKYEPLSPGFIHVAPPDQYREHESDAIAPLDLASVKAVDKTMTWELSDTIAAMILEPIITGGGVIMPPENYLKGIEEVCKRHGALLIVDEVICGFGRTGKPFGFMNYGVKPDIITMAKGITSAYLPLSATAVKREIYEAFKGSDAYSYFRHVNTFGGSPVACAVALKNIEILEQEALFERSKEIGAATLQTLQQQLQHHPNVGDVRGKGLLIGIELVADKVSKEPLPVEKVNAVIAKCKEQGVIIGKNGATVAGFNNVLTLSPPLNIVQEDLDRILDVVVDSVNKL; encoded by the coding sequence ATGACACAGACAAATCTTAAAAGTGATGTATTAGCCAAGGATGAGCAATATGTTTGGCATTCTATGAAACCATATAATCCGCAAGCCACATATGTAGTAGAGAGGTCTGATGGTGCAAGAATTATGGATACAGATGGTGTGGAATATATTGATGGAATGGCAGGGCTTTGGTGTGTCAATGTTGGCTATGGACGGAAAGAGTTAGCAGATGCGGCACATGAGCAAATGATGAAAAATGCTTATGCACCTTTATCTCAGGGTCATTTGCCTGCAGTGGAATTAGCTGAGAAGCTAAATGAACTACTTGGTGGAGATTACGTTATTTTCTTCTCCAATAGTGGATCAGAGGCGAATGAAACAGCCTTTAAAATTGCTCGGCAATACCATCAGCAAAAAGGACAAAGCTCACGCTATAAAATTGTCTCACGCTACCGTGCTTATCATGGTAACTCCTTTGGGGCTTTAGCGGCAACGGGGCAGGCGGAGCGCAAATATAAATACGAGCCACTATCTCCAGGTTTTATCCATGTCGCACCACCTGATCAATATCGTGAGCATGAAAGCGATGCTATTGCGCCATTGGATTTAGCGAGTGTAAAGGCTGTAGATAAAACGATGACATGGGAACTGAGTGACACAATTGCAGCTATGATCTTAGAGCCTATTATTACAGGTGGCGGTGTCATTATGCCTCCAGAGAATTATTTAAAAGGCATTGAGGAAGTGTGTAAAAGGCATGGTGCTTTACTGATTGTGGATGAGGTTATTTGTGGCTTTGGTCGAACAGGTAAGCCTTTTGGATTTATGAACTACGGTGTTAAGCCAGATATAATTACGATGGCTAAAGGAATTACAAGTGCCTATTTACCATTATCAGCAACAGCCGTGAAGCGTGAAATTTATGAGGCGTTTAAGGGCTCAGATGCATACAGCTATTTCCGCCATGTGAATACATTTGGAGGCTCTCCTGTGGCATGTGCAGTTGCATTAAAAAATATTGAAATTCTTGAGCAAGAAGCGTTGTTTGAGCGTTCCAAGGAAATTGGCGCTGCAACACTACAAACATTGCAGCAACAATTGCAGCATCATCCAAATGTAGGAGATGTGCGTGGCAAAGGTTTATTAATTGGGATTGAATTAGTTGCAGATAAAGTCTCGAAAGAACCTTTACCAGTGGAGAAGGTGAATGCTGTCATTGCCAAATGTAAAGAACAAGGGGTTATCATTG
- a CDS encoding CoA-acylating methylmalonate-semialdehyde dehydrogenase, with translation MTVQQEMKTLTHFIQGEEVAGTSGRFSEVYNPSTGEVIARVPLASRDEVKHAIELAKEAFPAWKKRSIGKRVEVLHRFRQLLVEKQEELIDVICQESGKTKDDAKGEIVRGIESVDMAISAPQMLKGEYSVNVGGNINAFSAKSPLGVVATIAPFNFPVMVPLAITSMAVAVGNAVILKPSERVPMSALYISQLWKEAGLPDGIWTVVNGDKEAVNELLENKEIQAISFVGSTPVAEYIYQTGTKHNKRVAAFGGGKNFMIVMPDANLEQTANAFLGAAYGAASQRCMAISGALVVGKDTEQRFTELLKNKISQLKVGPYTEKDVDFGPVITKESKGTIIRSIDEAVTEGANLVIDGRNPKVCETSNGFYLGPTLLNNVTSEMKIFKEEVFGPARIVVGVDSLQEAIDLINNHELGNGVTMFTSSGAAARKFQEEIEVGMVGVNVPIPIPVGYHNFGGWKRSKFGEGHMFGPDQARFFTKAKTISERWPDETEDTTSSFAFPSNNDAKN, from the coding sequence ATGACAGTTCAGCAAGAAATGAAAACGCTCACACATTTTATCCAAGGGGAAGAGGTAGCTGGTACAAGTGGCCGATTTTCAGAGGTTTATAATCCATCAACAGGAGAGGTTATTGCAAGAGTACCACTTGCTTCAAGAGATGAGGTAAAGCATGCTATTGAGCTTGCAAAAGAAGCCTTTCCAGCATGGAAAAAACGATCAATTGGTAAACGGGTAGAAGTGTTACATCGATTCCGTCAGTTGTTAGTAGAAAAACAGGAAGAGCTTATCGATGTGATTTGTCAGGAAAGTGGTAAAACAAAGGACGATGCAAAAGGTGAAATCGTTCGTGGTATTGAATCCGTTGATATGGCGATCAGTGCACCGCAAATGCTAAAAGGAGAGTACTCAGTCAATGTAGGTGGTAATATAAATGCCTTTTCTGCCAAATCACCACTCGGCGTAGTGGCAACTATCGCACCATTTAATTTCCCTGTTATGGTACCGCTTGCGATTACAAGCATGGCTGTGGCAGTAGGAAATGCCGTTATATTAAAGCCATCAGAGCGCGTACCGATGTCCGCTCTCTATATAAGTCAATTATGGAAAGAGGCAGGTTTACCAGATGGCATTTGGACTGTTGTCAATGGAGATAAAGAGGCTGTCAATGAACTATTAGAAAATAAAGAGATTCAAGCTATCTCATTTGTTGGCTCAACACCTGTTGCTGAATATATTTATCAAACAGGAACAAAGCACAATAAACGTGTTGCGGCATTTGGTGGTGGGAAGAACTTTATGATTGTGATGCCAGATGCCAACCTAGAACAAACGGCGAATGCCTTTTTAGGAGCAGCGTATGGTGCAGCATCACAGCGCTGTATGGCGATTTCAGGTGCACTTGTTGTAGGCAAAGATACCGAACAACGGTTTACGGAACTATTAAAAAATAAAATCTCTCAACTAAAGGTTGGACCCTATACAGAAAAAGACGTCGATTTCGGACCAGTCATCACTAAAGAGTCGAAAGGAACGATTATTCGTTCTATCGATGAGGCAGTCACTGAAGGGGCAAATCTTGTGATTGACGGAAGAAATCCGAAAGTATGTGAAACGTCAAATGGCTTTTATCTTGGCCCAACCCTCCTTAATAATGTCACATCGGAAATGAAGATCTTTAAAGAAGAGGTCTTTGGTCCAGCACGTATTGTTGTAGGGGTGGACTCATTACAAGAGGCAATAGATTTAATCAATAACCATGAGCTTGGCAATGGGGTAACCATGTTTACAAGCAGTGGAGCAGCAGCACGGAAATTCCAAGAGGAAATAGAAGTCGGCATGGTAGGTGTGAACGTACCTATACCAATTCCTGTTGGCTATCATAACTTTGGTGGATGGAAACGCTCTAAGTTCGGTGAAGGGCATATGTTTGGCCCAGATCAGGCAAGATTCTTTACAAAGGCCAAAACGATTTCTGAGCGCTGGCCAGATGAAACGGAGGATACAACAAGTTCCTTTGCGTTCCCAAGTAATAATGATGCGAAAAACTAA